The proteins below are encoded in one region of Telopea speciosissima isolate NSW1024214 ecotype Mountain lineage chromosome 10, Tspe_v1, whole genome shotgun sequence:
- the LOC122643833 gene encoding LOW QUALITY PROTEIN: polygalacturonase inhibitor 1-like (The sequence of the model RefSeq protein was modified relative to this genomic sequence to represent the inferred CDS: deleted 1 base in 1 codon; substituted 1 base at 1 genomic stop codon), with protein MKIKEAFSNPHELASWIPNTDCCDWSFMLCNTNTGVALVIELSIKDVNISGQIAAEVGDLPYLNYLEFVNFTNLTGTIPSTITKLKFLEKLLLSRNKLSGPIPSFLGQLPGLRHVELSSNQFSGWIPSSLSDNPYNYKELHLDNNRLTGSIPESFGKSISWLRLNDNQISGKIPKSFGDTYFTYIDLSRNKLEGDASMLFNRNRVTXNINLSNNMFAFNLSKVVDFPVCLGRLDISHNQIFGSIPEAITRSMELTRFNVSYNQLCGRIPQGGKLQNFDSYAFNHNKCLCGSPLAACRS; from the exons ATGAAGATCAAGGAAGCATTTAGCAACCCACACGAGTTGGCATCTTGGATCCCCAACACCGATTGCTGCGACTGGTCCTTCATGTTGTGCAACACCAATACAGGAGTAGCCCTCGTCATCGAGCTCTCCATCAAAGACGTCAACATCTCTGGCCAAATCGCTGCCGAGGTGGGCGACCTCCCATACCTCAACTACCTCGAATTCGTTAACTTCACTAACCTCACCGGAACCATCCCTTCCACTATCACAAAACTCAAGTTCCTCGAAAAACTTCTACTCAGCCGGAACAAACTCTCTGGTCCAATCCCTTCTTTTCTCGGCCAACTCCCCGGCCTCAGACACGTGGAGCTCTCCTCCAACCAGTTCTCCGGTTGGATCCCTTCCTCCCTCTCCGACAATCCCTACAATTATAAAGAACTCCACCTCGACAACAACAGGCTCACCGGATCTATCCCCGAATCATTTGGTAAATCCATTTCCTGGCTCCGCCTCAATGACAACCAGATCTCTGGTAAGATCCCGAAATCGTTTGGGGATACGTATTTCACCTACATCGACTTATCGCGGAACAAGCTTGAAGGGGACGCGTCGATG TTGTTCAACCGAAATCGGGTGACGTGAAATATTAATCTGTCCAACAACATGTTCGCCTTTAATCTATCCAAGGTGGTGGATTTCCCCGTGTGCTTGGGGCGCTTGGACATTTCGCACAACCAAATCTTTGGGAGTATACCAGAGGCGATAACGAGATCAATGGAATTGACGCGTTTTAACGTGAGTTATAATCAGTTGTGTGGCAGGATCCCTCAAGGTGGTAAACTTCAGAACTTCGATTCCTACGCCTTCAACCATAACAAATGCCTCTGTGGTTCACCACTCGCCGCTTGCCGTTCGTAA